One genomic segment of Chelonia mydas isolate rCheMyd1 chromosome 1, rCheMyd1.pri.v2, whole genome shotgun sequence includes these proteins:
- the MSANTD4 gene encoding myb/SANT-like DNA-binding domain-containing protein 4, with amino-acid sequence MEKMKQLKRKRKSNFSVQETQTLLKEIRKRKEVLFSKQLNTTINEMKRKAWEEIAECVNAVGEGEQRTGTEVKRRYLDWRALMKRKRLNANIKLVGTGFHLPSSDLDDSVNEDMDEKMGFTNENSFEWLNITDFREASGSLTEIKVEEEEEEDPQNFEFPIEEEEEILSSVLPDSKKESDLPDFTHIEEFGNLSSAQARLAYEDSHLLINLEKQKLELEKQRLDIEAERLQVEKERLQIEKERLRHVGLEHERLQLEKERIQIEREKLRLEALRAEKPALENDITQVEKPILQPLDLETEKLKLEKERLQLEKERLQFLKYESEKLQIEKERLQVEKERLRIQREGHLQ; translated from the exons atggaaaaaatgaaacaattaaaaagaaaaagaaaaagcaattttAGCGTTCAAGAAACTCAAACACTCCTTAAAGAAATTAGAAAAAGGAAAGAGGTACTTTTTTCCAAGCAGCTTAATACAACAATTAATGAGATGAAACGAAAGGCTTGGGAGGAAATAGCAGAGTGTGTGAATGCTGTAGGTGAAGGAGAGCAAAGAACAGGGACAGAAGTGAAAAGGCGATACCTTGATTGGAGAGCACTCATGAAGAGAAAGCGTCTGAATGCAAACATCAAACTGGTAGGCACTGGATTTCACCTTCCGTCATCCGATTTAGATGACTCTGTTAATGAAGATATGGATGAGAAAATGGGATTTACAAATGAAAACAGTTTTGAATGGCTAAATATCACAGACTTCAGAGAAGCCAGTGGATCTTTAACAGAAATCaaggtggaagaggaggaggaggaggatccacAGAATTTTGAA TTTCCcattgaggaagaggaggaaatttTGTCATCAGTTTTGCCAGATTCCAAAAAGGAAAGTGACCTACCTGATTTCACCCACATTGAAGAGTTTGGAAATCTGAGCTCTGCTCAAGCCCGGCTAGCCTACGAGGACTCTCATTTGCTCATAAACCTGGAGAAACAAAAACTAGAGCTGGAGAAACAACGGCTGGATATTGAAGCTGAAAGACTACAAGTGGAGAAAGAGCGCCTGCAGATCGAAAAGGAGCGATTACGGCATGTAGGCCTGGAGCATGAGAGACTTCAACTGGAGAAGGAGCGGATCCAGATTGAGCGGGAGAAACTGAGGCTAGAGGCCCTGCGTGCTGAAAAACCTGCCCTGGAAAATGACATCACCCAGGTGGAAAAACCCATTTTACAGCCTCTGGATCtagaaactgaaaaattaaaactcGAAAAGGAACGTTTGCAATTAGAGAAAGAGAGgctgcagtttttaaaatatgaatctgAGAAGCTGCAGATTGAGAAGGAACGTTTACAAGTGGAGAAAGAACGCCTTCGAATTCAGCGAGAGGGTCACTTGCAGTGA